The following coding sequences are from one Cryptococcus deuterogattii R265 chromosome 1, complete sequence window:
- a CDS encoding transcription initiation factor TFIID subunit 9B, translated as MSHTVPTIPRDGRLISLILASKGIEDADERVIHQLLDFSRRYTADVLQSAQTLADHAARTGASSNRIEKEDVELAIKMRKLYEFFEAPPRDYLATLAHELNSHPLPALPETFDLVRLPPAHQRLAEVNFDIVPDAELVLTEDEREDEGDSEEDEHDDGDEDRKPDGEAGGDVDGDGEDEDMEEVGVDGLPSAGTAPEAAPVRQAVDVDEDYDM; from the exons ATGTCTCACACAGTACCTACAA TTCCGCGTGATGGCCGACTGATCTCTCTAATACTTGCATCAAAAGGGATAGAAGACGCAGACGAGCGTGTCATCCATCAACTCTTGGACTTTTCACGGA GATATACAGCCGATGTCCTTCAAAGTGCTCAGACATTAGCAGACCACGCAGCTCGTACGGGTGCCAGTTCGAATAGgatcgagaaggaggatgtggaaCTGGCTATTaagatgagaaagcttTACGAATTCTTTGAAGCCCCCCCGAGAGAT TACCTCGCAACTCTCGCACACGAACTCaattcccatcctcttccagccCTTCCAGAGACATTCGATCTCGTCCGTCTACCGCCGGCACACCAACGTCTTGCCGAAGTAAATTTCGATATCGTCCCGGACGCAGAACTCGTTCTtacagaagatgaaagagaggacgagggtgatagtgaggaagatgagcatgatgatggtgatgaggatAGAAAACCGGATGGGGAGGCTGGTGGGGACgtggatggtgatggagaggatgaggatatggaggaAGTCGGGGTGGATGGTCTGCCGTCCGCTGGAACTGCACCAGAAGCGGCGCCGGTGAGACAGGCGGTagatgtggatgaggatTACGATATGTAA
- a CDS encoding glucose-6-phosphate 1-epimerase, whose protein sequence is MGISQNEKSVILTHESGTSVEIYFYGATVVSWKQGGKERMFVSSKSAMDGSKAIRGGIPVVFPIFGPPPSSPPEYASLSQHGFARTSIWKFDSVVMDRPEGVSVRFVLPSAPPTFPHQFKLSYVVTLAPHQLSTDLHVINSGKENFSFQALLHNYLAVPDSSKLKITGIDKGTTYKDKVLGGKIDEWDGSTLVIDRELDRVYQKVPSREITVDDGAGSGYKVRFRGFEDCTIWNPQEATGSKMADMEDKGWEKYVCIEPGYVREFKTLSPSEELILAQTITVL, encoded by the exons ATGGGTATCTCACAAAACGAAAAGAGCGTTATACTTACTCACGAGTCG GGGACTTCCGTTGAAATTTA CTTCTACGGTGCTACTGTAGTGTCTTGGAAACAAGGCGGCAAGGAACGCATGTTCGTGAGCTCCAAATCGGCCATGGACGGTTCCAAGGCG ATCCGAGGTGGTATCCCTGTTGTCTTC CCCATCTTTGGcccccctccttcttctccccctgAGTACGCTTCCCTCAGCCAACATGGTTTTGCCCGAACCAGCATCTGGAAGTTTGACTCTGTCGTGATGGACCGTCCCGAAGGTGTCTCTGTCCGATTTGTTTTGCCTTCTGCCCCTCCAACCTTCCCCCACCAATTCAAGCTTAGCTACGTCGTCACTCTCGCCCCGCACCAGCTTTCTACCGACTTGCATGTGATTAACTCTGGTAAAGAGAATTTTAGCTTCCAGGCTTTGTTGCACAACTACTTGGCTGTCCCCGACTCCAGCAAGCTTAAAATCACTGGAATTGACAAGGGCACCACTTATAAAGACAAGGTTTtgggaggaaagattgATGAATGGGATGGCAGCACCCTTGTCATCGATCGAGAGCTTGACAG AGTCTACCAGAAGGTGCCCTCTCGTGAAATCACTGTGGACGATGGTGCCGGATCTGGTTACAAGGTCCGATTCCGAGGCTTTGAGGA CTGTACTATCTGGAACCCTCAAGAAGCGACGGGCAGCAAGATGGCCGATATGGAGGACAAAGGCTGG GAGAAGTACGTCTGTATTGAGCCTGGCTACGTCAGGGAATTCAAGACCTTATCTCCCTCTGAAGAGCTTATTTTGGCTCAGACCATCACCGTGCTCTAG
- a CDS encoding glutamate-tRNA ligase, which yields MTRPLRPFHKVLSPRLGVRHYHSHHSSSQTTKASSEIPKNARLRFAPSPTGHLHLGGLRTALFNHILARKWEGKWLLRIEDTDRSRYTEGAVDSLRSALEWAGLEYDEGVGAGGSYGPYTQSERIDIYQHYTKELLSRDEAYECFCSPTELEAIKLSLTQQGFKHSYDGRCRHLTEEEVARRKRAGQKFVVRYKNAPGELDLPPDMIFGTHQPTAVIGPDDFVLLKSDGWPTYHLASVVDDHLMEITHVLRGEEWLPSIPKHHKLYRAFGWTPPQFAHLPLLCNPDGTKLSKRRGDTFVQHYQKQGYEPEALLNFLALMGWDYHAAITSSSPETTLDPHIRTDGHSLYELFTLPQLIAAFDPSHINHRKAAVNQGKLDFLNKLTLRRKAGRLGEDGVMVEAGKVSTGQEEEEREKLVGRFQNLLKEEKVLQGCGLVEDLDYVGKVFDAELPRTTRLPEMPMHSIFYFLPPTYTCHESQSILKDLNLRLYCQYTHLFANALQTRAESAESVDEALVWDVIHEVVEASGVTKKSHLLIPIRHALTERKKGPSIPELVVVLGLDETLSRLRRGEEFVKAQDLARRKAAIAE from the exons ATGACTAGACCTCTCAGACCATTTCACAAAGTACTGAGCCCCAGGCTGGGCGTTAGACACTACCACTCTCaccactcttcctctcaaaCTACCAAAGCCTCCTCAGAAATACCAAAAAACGCCCGACTCCGATTCGCGCCTTCTCCCACTGGCCATCTGCATCTCGGTGGTCTACGAACGGCTTTGTTCAATCACATATTAGCGAGGAAGTGGGAAGGGAAGTGGCTATTGAGAATCGAGGATACCGATAGA TCGAGATATACTGAAGGAGCCGTGGATAGTTTAAGAAGCGCTTTGGAATGGGCAGGACTCGAGTATGATGAGGGTGTGGGCGCTGGAGGATCCTACGGACCTTATACCCAA TCCGAGAGGATTGACATTTACCAACATTACACTAAGGAACTCCTTTCCCGAGACGAGGCTTATGAGTGCTTCTGCTCACCCACTGAGCTGGAGGCTATCAAGTTATCGTTAACTCAACAAGGATTTAAGCACAGCTATGACGGACGATGTCGGCATctgacagaggaagaagtggcGAGGCGAAAGCGTGCGGGGCAAAAGTTTGTGGTTAGGTACAAG AATGCCCCCGGAGAGCTAGACTTACCTCCTGATATGATCTTTGGTACTCACCAGCCGACAGCTGTGATTGGCCCCGACGACTTTGTCCTGCTCAAATCTGACGGTTGGCCAACTTATCATTTGGCGAGCGTGGTCGATGACCATCTCATGGAGATCACACATGTTCTTCGAGGAGAG GAATGGCTCCCGTCCATACCAAAGCACCATAAGCTTTATAGAGCATTCGGATGGACACCCCCTCAATTTGCGCACCTCCCTTTACTGTGTAACCCTGATGGGACAAAGTTGAGTAAGCGACGTGGCGACACTTTTGTCCAGCATTATCAA AAACAAGGTTACGAGCCCGAGGCActtctcaacttccttGCTTTAATGGGCTGGGATTATCACGCCGCCAtcacatcttcatctcctgaAACTACCCTCGATCCTCACATCCGTACAGACGGTCACTCTTTGTACGAACTCTTTACCCTCCCTCAACTCATCGCCGCGTTTGATCCCAGCCATATCAATCATCGTAAAGCCGCTGTTAATCAGGGCAAGCTGGATTTCTTGAACAAGTTGACTTTGAGGAGAAAAGCTGGACggttgggagaagatggagtgaTGGTTGAAGCGGGGAAGGTTAGTACTGgacaagaggaggaagaaagggagaagttGGTGGGAAGATTCCAGAATTtattgaaggaagagaaagttCTCCAGGGATG TGGATTGGTGGAGGATCTCGATTATGTCGGAAAAGTATTCGACGCCGAGCTT CCTCGAACCACGCGTCTCCCTGAAATGCCCATGCATTCGATTTTctatttccttcctcccacttACACGTGCCATGAATCCCAATCTATCCTGAAGGACCTCAATCTTCGACTCTACT GTCAGTACACACATCTCTTTGCCAATGCTCTCCAAACTCGAGCAGAATCAGCAGAATCTGTGGACGAAGCCTTGGTGTGGGATGTCATTCACGAAGTGGTGGAGGCTTCAGGTgtgacgaagaagagccaCTTGTTGATACCTATCAGACATGCTTTGACAGAAAGAAAG AAAGGACCCAGTATTCCCGAGTTGGTCGTTGTTTTGGGTCTTGATGAGACCTTGTCAAGATtacgaagaggagaggagttTGTCAAGGCTCAGGATCTTGCCCGTAGGAAGGCCGCGATAGCCGAATAA
- a CDS encoding ATP-binding cassette transporter has translation MPQPFLTVKNLTIKRDSGSPVLENLSLDVSEGEVLVIRGPSGSGKSTLLKCMAELNLYQSGTIELNHQSSQAMGIPNWRVKVQYVPQRPSILPGTPFDLLETVKKFSARKASQEAKENETGDRIDPMDLAADWGIEKTMWRRNWDTLSGGEAQRVALALAVGIGGAEVLLLDEPTSALDEEVSKRVERSLIKLLDNQSSRGRDTELKALVWITHSAEQAERVATRTFDIQLRR, from the exons ATGCCCCAACCCTTCTTGACCGTCAAGAATCTTACAATAAAGAGGGACTCGGGCTCGCCCGTCCTCGAAAATCTATCCTTGGATGTCTCTGAGGGTGAAGTCCTTGTTATCCGAGGTCCCTCTGGGTCAGGTAAATCGACATTGCTCAAATGTATGGCCGAATTAAACCTTTATCAATCGGGCACCATCGAACTGAACCACCAGTCTTCCCAAGCAATGGGTATTCCCAACTGGCGGGTCAAGGTTCAATATGTCCCGCAAAGACCGAGCATCTTACCTGGCACCCCTTTCGACTTACTAGAAACTGTCAAAAAGTTTTCTGCTAGAAAGGCTAGCcaagaagccaaggagAATGAAACGGGAGACAGGATTGATCCAATGGATCTCGCAGCGGATTGGGGAATTGAAAAAACCatgtggagaaggaattgGGATACGCtgagtggaggagaggcTCAGCGAGTAGCTTTGGCGCTGGCTGTTGGCATTGGAGGTGCAGAAGTGTTACTCTTAGATG AACCCACATCGGctttggatgaagaggtcTCAAAGCGTGTCGAGCGAAGCTTGATAAAATTGTTAGATAATCAGTCATCT CGTGGCAGAGATACAGAGCTCAAAGCGCTTGTATGGATCACACATTCAGCTGAGCAAGCTGAAAGAGTGGCTACAAGGACATTTGATATTCAACTGCGGAGATAG
- a CDS encoding 6-phosphogluconate dehydrogenase decarboxylating 1, which produces MSSELADVGLIGLAVMGQNLILNMNDKGFKVCAYNRTVSKVDHFLANEAKGTNIIGAHSVQELCAKLKRPRRIILLVKAGKAVDDFIAQLEPYLEKGDIIIDGGNSHYPDSIRRTHELEAKGLLFVGSGVSGGEEGARNGPSLMPGGSDAAWPHIKEIFQKTAAQAQGEPCCDWVGETGSGHYVKMVHNGIEYGDMQLIAEAYDILKRGLELDEDEIAGIFDKWNSGVLDSFLIEITRDILKFKDTDGVPMVRKILDKAGQKGTGKWTAIDALDNGMPVTLIGEAVFARCLSAIKDERVRASKVIAGPPREAFKGDKQQFIDDLEQALYASKIISYAQGFMLMREAAKVNDWHLNNAGIAAMWRGGCIIKSVFLSDITAAYRQNPELENLLLAPFFTKALEKAQAGWRRVVAQSTLWGIPIPAHTTALSFFDGYRTETLPANLIQGQRDFFGAHTFRVVPGMGNDHLKENEDVHVRWTATSGNVSSSTYNA; this is translated from the exons ATGTCTTCCGAGCT TGCCGACGTTGGTCTTATTGGTTTGGCCGTCATG GGTCAGAACTTGATCCTTAACATGAACGACAAGGGCTTCAAGGTCTGTGCCTACAACCG AACTGTCTCCAAGGTTGACCACTTCCTTGCGAACGAGGCTAAGG GCACCAACATCATTGGCGCCCACTCCGTTCAGGAGCTCTGCGCTAAGCTCAAGAGGCCTAGGCgaatcatcctcctcgtcaagGCCGGTAAGGCTGTCGACGACTTCATTGCTCAGCTCGAGCCTTACCTCGAGAAGGgtgacatcatcattgacGGTGGTAACTCCCACTACCCCGACTCTATCCGACGAACCCATGAGCTCGAGGCCAAGGGTCTCTTGTTTGTCGGCTCTGGTGTCTCTGGTGGTGAGGAGGGTGCCCGAAACGGTCCTTCTCTCATGCCCGGTGGTTCTGATGCCGCCTGGCCCCACATTAAGGAGATCTTCC AGAAGACCGCTGCTCAGGCCCAGGGTGAGCCTTGCTGTGACTGGGTCGGCGAGACTGGTTCCGGCCACTACGTTAAGATGGTCCACAACGGTATCGAGTACGGAGACATGCAGTTGATCGCTGAGGCCTACGACATCCTCAAGCGAGGTCTTGAGCTcgatgaggacgagatTGCTGGCATCTTTGACAAG TGGAACAGCGGTGTCCTCGACTCTTTCCTCATTGAGATCACCCGAGACATTCTCAAGTTCAAGGACACTGACGGTGTCCCCATGGTCCGAAAGATCCTTGACAAGGCCGGCCAGAAGGGTACCGGTAAGTGGACTGCCATTGACGCCCTCGACAACGGTATGCCCGTTACCCTTATCGGTGAGGCCGTCTTCGCCCGTTGCCTCTCTGCCATCAAGGACGAGCGAGTCAGGGCTTCCAAGGTCATCGCTGGTCCCCCCAGGGAGGCCTTCAAGGGTGACAAGCAGCAGTTCATTGA CGACCTTGAGCAGGCTCTTTACGCCTCTAAGATCATCTCTTACGCCCAGGGCTTCATGCTCATGCGTGAAGCTGCCAAGGTTAACGACTGGCACTTGAACAACGCCGGTATCGCTGCTATGTGGCGAGGTGGCTGTATCATCAAGTCCGTCTTCCTTTCTGACATCACCGCTGCCTACCGACAGAACCCCGAGCTCGAgaacctcctccttgctcccttcttcaccaaggCCCTCGAAAAGGCCCAAGCCGGCTGGAGGCGAGTCGTCGCTCAGTCCACTCTTTGGGGTATCCCCATCCCTGCCCACACCACcgccttgtccttcttcgacGGTTACCGAACCGAGACCCTTCCCGCCAACCTTATCCAGGGTCAGCGAGACTTCTTCGGTG CCCACACTTTCCGAGTTGTTCCCGGTATGGGCAACGACCACCTCAAGGAGAACGAGGACGTTCACGTCAGGTGGACCGCTACCTCTGGTAAcgtctcctcctccacataCAACGCTTAA
- a CDS encoding tip120-family protein — protein sequence MSRVTAVPLSSQLPGLLEKMRSIDPDYRIMALVDLNKELTRTLSFQPSSTRRPDPHYTDDYTESQLVEMVLKLLADSNGEVKSAAVACISLMVKKPRPSSLSKIINSLLEDVSSDNDERRDTSCLALKNVVLEMPSESQQVLSDIERIVTRVFKLFTNEIHPQIASELLQILTDLFIRFSLNVASSATIQSTALSSLTQILDNARPAIRKRAIPTLSSLIATSPKLFNEDLEKEIVSGVSQGGESSRIWMGTVASLARGKSVGSIGKLVNEGKLAELILSQTKNEEDVETVEAALTALEALVLRCPSEMFPHVSAITQRSLMLVKYDPNYVELEDEDDDDVDMTSDVEDDDEDEYGDADYSDEDDDSWKIRRSSAKLLRALISTRPDLLSELYNSATPVLISRFSEREESVRLEVLAAFEVLLKQTATSRSADLATGGRNKRKRSEGMDEDYVSDDGPISSLQSYLPQLSKAILTQLSSKSVPTRQQSFNLLRQAATALGGGLDDSADPICAAAVSALRTIDSATSSSLAIATLSFLAVFFDTHSARTFASHLGDLVPAIMRCMKDKLQRISFEAFDTASALIKSLRPAGSSASVSGDLSIPIQEVFAATTEVLGDNSVDGDVREKALATLGSILVQSGDLFASSFSTSLPLITNRLGSESTASTAIVVIGQLAASAQCKGPEFEGWLLQILPEVVVALRRTKRGTSKNAEFTCLLSIIERVGKALPVDLAEGLIIELTPVIDTPMALQAIALVLTHQPSARPAADAQLYPKILTTLKTSLNPHLVDALAEFFTAYAASLNSPERAVKLVQELSNNLGSGKEDSLPDATSGGTAAWGTTAKCVGGVIKGEIASASETLTLFENVVKGKKVKETDAYLALLCIGEIGRIVDLSTKTDLFEIILSFFKHDSEEVRSAAAFAAGNLAVGAPAVYVPAIITKISSAKDESERLLLLHAIKEVILHSPSSELESLADTLWAPLFSATDATSASKANSTGDDGIRNVIAACIGKLTTTVPAKFLPQLQHLLHSSPSNRATVAAAVRYTFIDTSNGYDELIAPILVEFLSLMKDENLIVRRLSLASLNAALQNKPHLIVDKLDILQPLLYQETYVKKELQREVTMGPWKVIEDDGLENRKTAYETMYTLLGTCFSKIDLPTFTARVLVSLSDVNEVKILGLMLLLRLGQVSPESVIPRLDEVVESLKGMMKDVEVKEDTVKQDLERKAEMQRSTLRTVVPLYKSSTPQQAPAFHAFVENLLSNEKWKEFKDYQA from the exons TATCTCgttgatggtgaagaagcCTCGACCAAGCTCATTATCTAAAATCATCAACTCTTTGTTGGAGGATGTGTCGTCTGACAATGACGAACGAAGGGATACTTCTTGTCTTG CTCTCAAGAATGTCGTACTTGAAATGCCATCAGAGAGCCAGCAAGTCCTTTCCGACATTGAACGTATTGTCACCCGTGttttcaagctcttcact AACGAAATTCACCCTCAAATTGCATCTGAGcttctccaaatccttACCGACCTATTTATCCGTTTCTCCCTCAATGTTGCTTCTTCAGCCACCATCCAATCCACCGCCCTCTCATCCCTTACCCAAATCCTCGATAACGCCAGACCTGCTATTCGAAAGCGAGCAATCCCCACACTTTCATCACTCATTGCCACTAGCcccaagctcttcaacgAAGATCTCGAAAAAGAAATCGTCAGCGGTGTCAGTCAAGGTGGAGAGAGCTCAAGGATCTGGATGGGGACTGTCGCCAGTTTAGCTCGAGGGAAGAGTGTCGGCAGCATCGGCAAACTGGTGAACGAAGGGAAGTTGGCTGAGTTGATTTTGAGCCAGACCaagaatgaggaagatgtcgaGACTGTGGAAGCCGCCTTGACC GCTCTTGAAGCCCTCGTGCTCAGATGCCCCAGCGAAATGTTCCCACATGTTTCCGCTATTACTCAAAGATCTTTAATGTTGGTGAAATATGATCCT AACTATGTtgagctggaagatgaggacgatgatgatgttgacATGACCAGtgatgtggaagatgatgatgaagacgaataCGGCGACGCCGA CTActctgatgaagatgacgattCTTGGAAAATCCGACGCTCATCCGCCAAACTTCTTCGAGCCCTGATCTCCACCCGTCCCGACCTCCTTTCTGAACTATACAATTCAGCGACTCCTGTTCTCATTTCTCGATTCTCAGAACGCGAAGAAAGCGTCCGACTTGAAGTCCTGGCGGCCTTTGAGGTGCTTTTGAAGCAGACTGCTACATCAAGGTCCGCAGATTTGGCCACTGGAGGCAGGAACAAGCGAAAGAGGAGCgaaggaatggatgaggatTATGTCAGCGACGATGGACCGATTTCTAGCCTCCAATCATACCTTCCCCAACTCAGCAAGGCCATCCTCACCCAGCTCTCATCAAAGTCGGTTCCTACCCGTCAGCAATCGTTCAACCTCCTTCGACAAGCCGCTACTGCTCTTGGGGGAGGCTTAGATGATTCTGCTGACCCCATATGCGCTGCAGCTGTTTCTGCCCTGCGGACTATAGATAGCgctacttcttcttctttggccATTGCTACCCTATCCTTCCTTGCAGTCTTCTTTGACACTCATTCTGCTAGGACCTTTGCCAGTCATCTCGGAGACTTGGTGCCAGCCATCATGAGATGCATGAAGGACAAGCTGCAACGAATCAGTTTTGAAGCTTTCGACACCGCGTCTGCTCTCATCAAATCCCTCCGACCTGCAGGGTCTAGCGCTTCTGTCTCTGGTGACCTCAGCATTCCTATCCAGGAGGTGTTCGCTGCCACCACCGAAGTGCTCGGAGACAACTCTGTTGATGGTGATGTCCGTGAAAAGGCTCTCGCTACCCTTGGCAGCATTCTTGTCCAATCAGGCGACTTGttcgcctcctccttctctacATCTTTGCCGCTCATCACCAACCGACTTGGATCTGAGAGCACAGCTTCCACCGCCATCGTAGTCATTGGCCAGCTTGCCGCTTCAGCTCAGTGCAAGGGTCCcgagtttgaaggatggtTGCTCCAGATCTTGCCCGAAGTTGTCGTCGCCCTTCGCCGAACTAAACGTGGGACTTCCAAGAATGCCGAGTTTACTTGTCTATTAAGTATCATAGAGCGAGTCGGCAAGGCTCTCCCTGTCGACCTTGCCGAGGGCCTCATCATCGAACTCACTCCTGTTATCGATACTCCTATGGCTCTTCAGGCCATCGCTCTCGTACTCACCCACCAACCCTCCGCTCGACCTGCAGCTGACGCCCAGCTTTACCCCAAGATCCTTACCACCCTCAAGACGTCGCTCAACCCTCATCTCGTCGATGCTTTGGCGGAGTTCTTCACCGCCTACGCAGCTTCGCTTAACTCCCCAGAAAGGGCAGTGAAGCTCGTGCAAGAATTGTCTAACAATCTCGGAAGCGGAAAGGAGGATTCCTTGCCTGATGCTACCAGCGGTGGTACTGCTGCTTGGGGTACGACCGCCAAATGTGTTGGTGGTGTGATCAAAGGCGAAATTGCCAGTGCCAGTGAGACTTTGACGCTGTTCGAGAATGTggtgaagggaaagaaggtcaaggaaaCGGATGCTTATCTCGCGTTGCTCTGTATTGGGGAGATCGGCCGCATAGTCGACTTGTCTACCAAGACCGATCTCTTTGAGATCATTTTATCTTTCTTCAAGCACGACAGTGAAGAAGTGAGGAGTGCAGCGGCGTTCGCAGCAGGTAATTTGGCTGTTGGTGCACCTGCTGTCTACGTGCCCGCCATAATTACCAAAATCTCCTCTGCCAAGGATGAATCCGAGAGGCTCTTGCTCTTACACGCTATCAAGGAAGTTATTCTCcattccccttcttccgagCTTGAATCTCTTGCCGATACACTATGGGCACCTCTCTTCTCAGCCACTGATGCTACTTCTGCATCAAAGGCTAATTCCACTGGCGACGACGGTATCCGAAACGTCATTGCCGCTTGTATCGGTAAACTCACCACCACTGTGCCTGCCAAATTCCTCCCCCAGCTTCAACATTTGCTGcactcttcaccttccaacCGGGCCACAGTGGCCGCGGCTGTAAGATATACCTTTATCGATACCTCTAATGGATACGATGAGCTCATTGCTCCAATCCTTGTCGAATTCTTGTCATtaatgaaggatgagaattTG ATCGTTCGCCGactttctcttgcttccctCAATGCAGCACTTCAAAACAAGCCCCATTTGATTGTTGACAAGCTTGACATTTTGCAACCTCTGCTATATCAAGAAACCTATGTTAAAAAGGAGTTACAGAGAGAGGTCACCATGGGTCCTTGGAAGG TTatcgaggatgatggtTTAGAAAACCGAAAGACGGCTTACGAGACCATGTACACTCTT TTGGGTACATGTTTCTCGAAAATCGACCTCCCCACTTTCACTGCCAGAGTCCTTGTTTCCCTTTCCGATGTGAATGAAGTTAAGATTCTCGGTCTCATGCTTCTCTTACGTTTGGGGCAAGTGTCACCGGAAAGCGTTATTCCAAGGTTGGACGAAGTGGTGGAAAGCTtgaaggggatgatgaaggacgTTGAAGTGAAGGAGGACACCGTCAAGCAGGatttggagaggaagg CCGAGATGCAGCGAAGCACCCTTCGAACTGTTGTCCCTCTGTACAAATCATCAACCCCTCAGCAAGCCCCCGCTTTCCATGCGTTTGTAGAAAATCTTCTGAGCAACgagaagtggaaagaattCAAAGATTACCAGGCGTAA